A stretch of Pyrenophora tritici-repentis strain M4 chromosome 7, whole genome shotgun sequence DNA encodes these proteins:
- a CDS encoding TolA, Membrane protein involved in colicin uptake, translating into MAPIDEAIADLESRDPGEKFTLKEVAEKWGVNRSTLGRRWRRVTGPRSDGYAQQQAIGPQQELELVRYITKLTKQGLPPTREMIRNFSSEVAHQQLSESWVTRFINRHEIYLISKWTTAMDRTRHLADSESKYRLYFELLHQKITEYHLEARDIYNMDEKGFLIGLIGRSKRIFSRRQWEKKEVRASLQDGSREFLTVLACCCADGSSLPPALIYAAKNGAIRSSWVEDIKAGEHEVFVSSSLTGWSNNDVGLAWLEQVFDRYTKQRSGRWRLLILDGHGSHLTMEFIKYCDRHRILLMILPPHSTHTLQPLDVVLFKPLSQAYSNELTNHLYKAQGLIPIKKGDFFPLFWRAWQASFKQSTILKAFEATGIWPIDPNVILRRFASTPEAERSSSSGLSDHDWRKLDRLVRAAVNDSHQYEARKLRSSVHHLSVQYKLLQHENEGLKEALQHKKKHKKKGKALDLQQRQEYHGGSVFWSPRKIREARAREVVRERDKIEEKLQKAQAKKQREEVQLQRQVKLEEKRVERQRLKEIRELERAEKAAERARKVEAQHQKKATQQAQQRKRKASRAPSSKNKRQKRAMEDRARDRVASPPSPPPPKTTSRGRNVNLPQKFR; encoded by the coding sequence ATGGCTCCGATTGATGAAGCGATTGCAGATTTAGAATCGCGCGATCCAGGAGAGAAATTCACATTAAAAGAAGTTGCTGAAAAATGGGGGGTTAACCGCTCAACGCTAGGGCGAAGATGGAGGCGCGTGACAGGGCCTAGGAGCGATGGATACGCTCAGCAGCAAGCTATCGGCCCACAACAAGAGTTAGAGCTTGTACGATATATCACTAAGCTCACTAAGCAAGGCCTACCTCctacaagagagatgatcaggaatttctcatcagaagtagcccatcagcagctcagcgagagctgggttactcgcttcattaaccgacacgagatctatcttatctcaaagtggaccaccgccatggatcgtacgcgccacctggctgattctgagtcaaagtatagactctacttcgagctgctgcaccagaagatcaccgaataccacctagaggctcgagatatatacaatatggatgaaaagggcttcttaattggcttgataggcagaagtaagaggatattcagcaggcgtcaatgggagaagaaggaggttcgagcatctctccaggatggatcacgcgagtttctgacagtcctggcctgctgctgcgccgatgggagctcgctgcctccagcccttatctacgcagctaaaaatggagccatacgatcgagttgggtggaggatattaaggcaggagaacatgaggtctttgtctcatcatctctaacaggctggtcaaacaatgacgtaggcctagcttggctagagcaggtgtttgatcgctatacaaagcagcgatcagggagatggcgattgctcatccttgatggccatggatctcacctcacgatggagtttatcaagtactgcgatcgccataggatcctcctcatgatccttcctccccattcgactcatacgctccagccgctcgatgtagtgctgttcaagccactctctcaagcctactccaacgagctcactaaccatctctacaaggctcaaggcctcaTTCCAATTaagaaaggagacttcttcccactcttctggAGAGCTTGGCAGGCCTCGTTTAAGCAATCAACTATATTAAAAGCGTTTGAAGCTACTGGTATATGGCCAATAGATcccaacgttatccttcgtagatttgccagcacgccagaagctgagagaagctcatcttcagggctctctgatcatgactggagaaagctcgatcggttagtacgagctgctgtcaatgatagccatcagtatgaggcaagaaagctgcgctcaagcgttcaccatctctctgtgcagtatAAGCTTTTAcagcatgagaacgagggcttaaaggaggctcttcaacataaaaagaagcataagaagaagggcaaagctcttgaccttcaacagcgccaggagtatcacggtggctctgtcttctggtctcctcgcaagatacgcgaggctcgagctagagaagtagtacgggagcgagataagatagaggagaaactccaaaaagcacaggccaagaagcagcgtgAGGAGGTtcaactgcagcgtcaagttaagctcgaggagaagcgtgtagagaggcagaggctcaaggagataagggagcttgagcgagctgagaaagcagctgaacgcgcgcgcaaagttgaagctcaacaccagaaaaaagccacccaacaagctcaacaacgcaagcgTAAAGCCTCAAGAGCGCCCTCTTCTAAgaacaagcgtcaaaaacgaGCGATGGAGGATAGAGCTCGCGATAGAGTTGCATCTCCTCCAtcgcctccaccaccaaagaccacatcacgtggccgcaacgtcaacctcccacaAAAATTCAGATAG